A genomic segment from Ruegeria sp. TM1040 encodes:
- a CDS encoding undecaprenyl-diphosphate phosphatase has protein sequence MPLLQLILVALIQGVTEFLPVSSSGHLILLPRLTGLEDQGQAIDVAVHVGTLAAVVLFFWRDVRAGLIGLPRALIGRLDTKGARLALGLIVATIPTVIFGTFLYFTGLSESLRSVAVIGWTMLVFGVVLYIADQRGPIDKSASDWGVRDAVIMGLWQMLALIPGTSRSGITITGARSLGYNREDGARIAMLMSIPTIIASGVLLGTEVALDADVDLMRDMGIAALLAMASALAALALMMRLLRSVSFTPYVIYRVALGMVLLFIAYG, from the coding sequence ATGCCGTTGCTGCAGTTGATCCTCGTTGCTCTGATTCAGGGTGTGACTGAATTCCTCCCGGTTTCCTCGTCGGGACATCTGATTCTTCTGCCACGTCTCACGGGGCTGGAGGATCAGGGGCAGGCGATTGATGTTGCCGTGCATGTTGGCACGCTTGCTGCGGTGGTCCTGTTTTTCTGGCGGGATGTGCGCGCTGGGCTCATCGGCCTGCCGCGCGCGCTGATTGGTCGGCTCGACACCAAAGGTGCGCGACTTGCGCTCGGCTTGATCGTGGCGACCATTCCCACAGTGATTTTTGGCACTTTCCTGTATTTCACGGGTCTCAGCGAGTCCCTGCGCTCTGTCGCGGTCATTGGCTGGACGATGCTGGTTTTTGGCGTCGTGCTTTATATAGCCGACCAACGCGGCCCTATCGATAAGTCCGCTTCGGATTGGGGGGTGCGCGACGCAGTGATTATGGGTTTGTGGCAGATGCTGGCCTTGATCCCAGGCACGTCCCGGTCAGGCATCACCATCACAGGCGCGCGCAGCCTCGGGTACAATCGAGAGGACGGCGCTCGGATTGCAATGTTGATGTCGATCCCGACGATTATCGCCTCAGGCGTGCTGCTCGGCACCGAGGTTGCACTGGACGCCGATGTTGATTTGATGCGGGACATGGGGATTGCTGCGCTGCTGGCGATGGCCTCCGCCCTTGCTGCGCTTGCGTTGATGATGCGCCTTCTCAGGTCCGTGAGCTTCACACCCTATGTGATCTATCGCGTGGCGCTCGGTATGGTGCTGTTGTTCATCGCCTATGGCTAA
- a CDS encoding NAD(P)-dependent oxidoreductase, with protein sequence MAKQPMLKFVKIDRDMPEKRDAETRREDFDEIYAEFAAVKAEEQASRCSQCGVPYCQSHCPLHNNIPDWLRLTATGRLEEAYATSQATNTFPEICGRICPQDRLCEGNCVIEQSGHGTVTIGAVEKYITDTAWDKGWVKPNAPIEERAESVGIIGAGPGGLAAADMLRKAGVQVTVYDRYDRAGGLLTYGIPGFKLEKEVVMRRNQLLADGGVTFVMNCNIGEDISFDEIRAKHDAVIIATGVYKSRDLNMPGSGAKGIVKAIDFLTASNRVANFGDTVPEYEDGTFNATGKKVVVIGGGDTAMDCVRTSVRQGAESVKCLYRRDRANMPGSQRETQNAEEEGVVFEWLSAPKGFTDADGKVSGVMVQKMRLGQPDASGRQAPEVIEGADYVEEADLVIKALGFEPEDLPTLWGQPNLPVTRWGTIKAEFKTGATNLDGVYAVGDIVRGASLVVWAIKDGRDCAEAIIERFNNKAAVAAE encoded by the coding sequence GTGGCCAAGCAACCGATGCTAAAGTTCGTGAAGATCGATCGCGACATGCCCGAAAAACGGGACGCCGAGACGCGCAGAGAAGACTTCGACGAGATCTATGCTGAATTTGCGGCGGTAAAGGCAGAAGAGCAGGCCAGCCGGTGCAGCCAGTGCGGCGTGCCATATTGCCAGTCGCATTGTCCGCTCCACAACAATATTCCGGATTGGCTGCGTCTGACGGCGACCGGGCGCCTGGAAGAGGCCTATGCCACATCGCAGGCGACGAATACCTTCCCTGAAATCTGTGGCCGCATCTGCCCGCAGGACCGTCTCTGTGAAGGCAACTGCGTGATTGAACAGTCCGGCCACGGCACCGTAACCATTGGTGCAGTCGAGAAATACATCACCGATACCGCGTGGGACAAAGGCTGGGTCAAGCCCAACGCCCCGATCGAAGAACGTGCGGAATCCGTCGGTATCATCGGTGCGGGCCCCGGCGGCCTTGCAGCAGCTGACATGCTGCGCAAGGCAGGCGTGCAGGTCACGGTATATGACCGCTATGACCGCGCTGGCGGGCTGCTGACCTACGGCATCCCGGGCTTCAAGCTCGAAAAAGAAGTTGTCATGCGCCGCAATCAACTGCTGGCCGACGGTGGCGTCACTTTTGTGATGAACTGCAATATCGGCGAGGACATATCTTTTGACGAAATCCGCGCCAAGCATGACGCAGTGATCATTGCAACCGGCGTGTACAAATCCCGCGATCTGAACATGCCGGGCTCTGGTGCCAAAGGGATCGTGAAGGCCATCGACTTCCTCACAGCCTCCAACCGGGTGGCGAACTTTGGTGACACCGTACCAGAGTATGAGGACGGTACCTTCAACGCCACGGGCAAGAAGGTTGTCGTGATCGGCGGTGGCGACACCGCGATGGACTGCGTGCGCACCTCGGTGCGTCAGGGCGCCGAGTCGGTGAAATGCCTCTATCGTCGCGACCGTGCAAACATGCCCGGCTCGCAACGCGAAACCCAGAATGCCGAAGAAGAAGGCGTCGTCTTTGAATGGCTCTCCGCCCCAAAAGGCTTCACCGATGCAGACGGCAAGGTCTCGGGCGTCATGGTGCAGAAAATGCGTCTCGGCCAACCCGATGCCTCTGGCCGTCAGGCCCCCGAGGTCATCGAGGGTGCGGACTATGTCGAAGAAGCAGACCTCGTCATCAAAGCGCTGGGATTCGAACCCGAAGACCTGCCGACGCTCTGGGGCCAGCCGAACCTGCCGGTCACCCGCTGGGGCACCATCAAGGCAGAGTTCAAAACCGGCGCGACCAATCTCGATGGGGTTTACGCCGTTGGGGACATTGTGCGCGGCGCGTCGCTGGTGGTCTGGGCGATCAAGGATGGTCGCGACTGTGCAGAAGCGATCATTGAGCGTTTCAACAACAAGGCCGCCGTCGCCGCCGAGTAA
- the gltB gene encoding glutamate synthase large subunit, whose amino-acid sequence MTKYDENWVRAEEAKRKWMAENGLYAEEEEHSSCGVGLVVSVDGSKSRKVVDAGIDALKAIWHRGAVDADGKTGDGAGIHVQIPVPFFWDQVKRTGHNPREDELLAVGQVFLPRTDFGAQETCRTIVETEVLRMGYYIYGWRHVPVDVTCLGEKANATRPEIEQILISNSKGVDEETFERELYVIRRRIEKAAAAAQVGGLYIASLSCRSIIYKGMMLAEQVAVFYPDLMDERFESAFAIYHQRYSTNTFPQWWLAQPFRMLAHNGEINTLKGNVNWMKSHEIRMASSTFGDHAEDIKPIVASGSSDSAALDSVFEVLVRAGRSAPMAKTMLVPESWSKQAEELPQAWRDMYSYCNAVMEPWDGPAALAMTDGRWVCAGLDRNGLRPMRYVVTGDGLVIAGSEAGMVPIDEASVVEKGALGPGQMLAVDMAKGQLYHDVEIKDKLARALPFGEWVEKVTDLDEVLGGVQETPLFSGEELRRRQVAAGYTIEELEQILAPMAEDGKESLASMGDDTPSAVLSKQYRPLSHFFRQNFSQVTNPPIDSLREFRVMSLKTRFGNLKNVLDEDSSQTEIVVLESPFVGNSQWDKLVENLGSKLAEIDCSFAPGRGALNAALARIRAEAEEAVRSGAGHIVLTDQHSGADKVAMPMILATSAVHSHLTRQGLRTFCSLNVRSAECIDPHYFAVLIGCGATVVNAYLAEDSLADRIERGLLDGSLTENVARYREAIDQGLLKIMAKMGISVISSYRGGLNFEAVGLSRAMVAEYFPGMTSRISGIGVHGIQVKAEEIHAKGWNTQENVLPIGGFYKARKSGETHAWEATSMHMMQMACNKASFELWKQYSAKMQSNPPIHLRDLLDIKPLGKPVPLEEVESITAIRKRFVTPGMSLGALSPEAHKTLNVAMNRIGAKSDSGEGGEDPAHFVPEPNGDNPSAKIKQVASGRFGVTAEYLNQCEELEIKVAQGAKPGEGGQLPGMKVTDLIARLRHSTKGVTLISPPPHHDIYSIEDLAQLIYDLKQINPRCKVTVKLVASSGVGTIAAGVAKAKADIILISGHNGGTGASPATSIKYCGLPWEMGLTEAHQVLAMNNLRDRVTLRTDGGLRTGRDIVMAAMMGAEEYGIGTAALIAMGCIMVRQCQSNTCPVGVCTQDEALRGKFTGNADKVVNLITFYAQEVREILASIGARSLDEVIGRADLLAQVSRGSAHLDDLDLNPLLITVDGSASIVYNRDKDRNAVPDTLDAEIVRDAARFLKDGEKMQLSYAVQNTHRTVGTRTSSHIVQNFGMRNTLQPDHLTVKLQGSAGQSLGAFAAPGLKLEVSGDANDYVGKGLSGGTIVVRPPMASPLNAAENTIVGNTVLYGATDGYLFAAGRAGERFAVRNSGAKVVIEGCGTNGCEYMTGGVAVILGSIGANFGAGMTGGMAYLYDPDGNAETLMNMESIVTCPVTVDHWEAQLKDLIERHVAETGSRKAAEILQHWDSEKTHFLQVCPKEMLNKLPHPISVETSAIPAE is encoded by the coding sequence ATGACAAAATATGATGAGAACTGGGTGCGCGCCGAAGAAGCAAAGCGCAAGTGGATGGCTGAAAACGGTCTCTACGCCGAGGAGGAAGAGCACTCTTCCTGCGGTGTGGGTCTCGTGGTCTCCGTGGATGGTTCCAAGAGCCGCAAAGTGGTTGATGCAGGCATCGACGCGCTCAAGGCAATCTGGCACCGTGGTGCTGTGGATGCAGACGGCAAAACCGGCGATGGCGCAGGGATCCACGTTCAGATCCCGGTTCCCTTCTTCTGGGATCAAGTCAAACGCACTGGCCACAATCCTCGCGAGGATGAACTCCTGGCGGTGGGTCAGGTATTCCTACCCCGTACCGACTTTGGCGCGCAGGAGACCTGCCGGACTATCGTCGAAACCGAAGTCCTTCGCATGGGCTACTACATCTACGGCTGGCGTCATGTGCCGGTGGATGTGACCTGTCTCGGAGAAAAAGCAAATGCGACCCGCCCAGAGATCGAGCAGATCTTGATCTCCAACTCCAAGGGCGTGGATGAGGAAACCTTCGAGCGCGAGCTCTATGTGATCCGTCGCCGGATCGAGAAAGCCGCCGCCGCCGCACAAGTGGGTGGACTCTATATTGCGTCGCTCTCCTGCCGGTCGATTATCTACAAAGGCATGATGCTCGCCGAACAGGTCGCGGTTTTCTATCCCGACCTGATGGATGAGCGCTTTGAGAGCGCCTTTGCGATCTATCACCAGCGGTACTCGACCAACACCTTCCCGCAGTGGTGGCTGGCGCAACCGTTCCGCATGCTGGCGCACAACGGCGAAATCAACACCCTCAAGGGCAACGTCAACTGGATGAAGAGCCATGAAATCCGCATGGCCTCTTCGACCTTTGGCGACCACGCCGAAGACATCAAACCCATCGTGGCGTCGGGGTCCTCCGACTCTGCCGCGCTGGATTCGGTGTTCGAGGTTCTGGTGCGCGCAGGTCGCTCCGCACCGATGGCGAAAACCATGCTGGTGCCGGAGAGCTGGTCCAAACAGGCCGAGGAACTGCCGCAGGCCTGGCGCGACATGTACTCCTATTGCAACGCCGTGATGGAGCCCTGGGATGGTCCGGCCGCACTTGCGATGACCGACGGTCGCTGGGTGTGTGCAGGTCTTGATCGCAACGGCCTGCGCCCGATGCGCTATGTGGTGACTGGCGATGGTCTGGTGATCGCGGGTTCAGAGGCCGGTATGGTTCCGATCGACGAAGCCTCCGTTGTGGAAAAAGGCGCGCTAGGTCCGGGTCAGATGCTGGCCGTGGATATGGCCAAAGGCCAGCTATATCACGACGTCGAAATCAAGGACAAACTCGCCCGCGCCCTGCCCTTTGGCGAGTGGGTTGAGAAGGTCACCGATCTCGATGAGGTTCTGGGTGGCGTGCAGGAAACGCCGCTGTTTTCCGGTGAAGAACTGCGCCGCCGTCAGGTCGCCGCTGGCTACACCATTGAAGAACTGGAGCAGATCCTTGCGCCCATGGCCGAGGACGGCAAAGAAAGCCTTGCTTCCATGGGCGATGACACGCCCTCTGCGGTTCTGTCCAAACAGTATCGCCCGCTGAGCCATTTCTTCCGCCAGAACTTCAGCCAGGTGACCAACCCGCCGATCGACAGCTTGCGCGAATTCCGCGTCATGAGCCTCAAAACCCGGTTCGGGAACCTCAAGAACGTGCTGGATGAGGATAGCTCCCAGACCGAAATCGTTGTCCTCGAGAGCCCCTTCGTCGGCAATTCCCAATGGGATAAGCTGGTCGAGAACCTTGGGTCCAAACTGGCCGAAATCGACTGCAGCTTTGCCCCCGGTCGGGGCGCCCTGAACGCAGCTCTGGCCCGCATTCGTGCCGAAGCCGAAGAAGCCGTGCGCTCTGGCGCAGGTCACATCGTTTTGACCGACCAGCACTCCGGCGCGGACAAAGTTGCGATGCCGATGATCCTCGCGACATCTGCGGTGCACTCGCATCTGACCCGCCAGGGCCTTCGGACCTTCTGCTCGCTGAACGTGCGTTCTGCCGAATGTATCGACCCCCATTACTTTGCAGTGCTGATCGGCTGTGGCGCAACGGTGGTGAACGCCTACCTGGCCGAAGATTCGCTCGCAGACCGTATCGAGCGCGGCCTTCTCGACGGCAGCCTCACCGAAAACGTCGCGCGTTACCGCGAGGCGATTGACCAAGGTCTGCTGAAAATCATGGCGAAGATGGGGATCTCGGTGATTTCCTCCTATCGCGGGGGTCTGAACTTTGAGGCTGTTGGCCTCTCACGCGCGATGGTCGCCGAGTACTTCCCCGGCATGACCTCGCGGATCTCCGGCATCGGTGTGCACGGCATTCAGGTGAAGGCCGAAGAAATCCACGCAAAAGGCTGGAACACTCAGGAAAACGTGCTGCCCATCGGTGGCTTCTACAAGGCGCGCAAGTCCGGCGAGACCCACGCCTGGGAAGCAACCTCGATGCATATGATGCAGATGGCCTGCAACAAGGCCTCGTTCGAGCTGTGGAAGCAGTATTCGGCCAAGATGCAATCGAACCCGCCGATCCATTTGCGCGACCTTCTGGACATCAAGCCGCTCGGCAAACCTGTCCCGCTCGAGGAGGTGGAAAGCATCACCGCAATCCGCAAGCGCTTTGTGACACCGGGCATGTCTCTGGGTGCGCTCTCTCCGGAGGCACATAAGACGCTGAACGTGGCGATGAACCGGATCGGTGCCAAATCCGACTCTGGCGAAGGCGGTGAAGATCCGGCGCATTTCGTGCCAGAGCCCAACGGCGACAACCCCTCTGCGAAGATCAAGCAGGTGGCGTCGGGCCGGTTTGGTGTGACCGCCGAATACCTGAACCAATGCGAAGAGCTGGAGATCAAGGTCGCGCAGGGTGCAAAGCCCGGCGAGGGTGGCCAGTTGCCGGGCATGAAAGTCACCGACCTGATTGCGCGCCTGCGCCATTCGACCAAGGGCGTGACCCTGATTTCCCCGCCGCCGCACCACGATATCTACTCGATCGAGGATCTGGCGCAGCTCATCTACGACCTGAAGCAGATCAACCCGCGCTGCAAAGTGACGGTGAAGCTGGTGGCCTCTTCTGGTGTTGGCACCATTGCCGCGGGCGTTGCCAAGGCCAAAGCCGACATCATCCTGATCTCGGGCCACAACGGCGGCACCGGGGCCTCTCCCGCGACCTCGATCAAATACTGCGGTCTGCCATGGGAGATGGGTCTGACCGAGGCGCATCAGGTTCTGGCGATGAACAATCTGCGCGACCGCGTCACCCTGCGGACCGACGGCGGCCTGCGGACCGGACGTGACATCGTCATGGCCGCGATGATGGGGGCCGAGGAATACGGCATTGGCACCGCCGCGCTGATCGCCATGGGCTGTATCATGGTGCGCCAATGCCAGTCGAACACCTGCCCGGTGGGCGTCTGCACTCAGGACGAGGCCCTGCGTGGCAAGTTCACCGGCAACGCCGACAAAGTCGTGAACCTCATCACCTTCTACGCACAGGAAGTGCGCGAGATCCTTGCTTCCATCGGGGCACGCAGCCTCGATGAGGTGATCGGTCGCGCGGATCTTCTGGCGCAGGTATCGCGTGGCTCCGCCCACCTTGATGACCTCGACCTGAACCCGCTCCTGATCACCGTCGATGGCTCCGCCAGCATCGTTTACAATCGCGACAAAGATCGCAACGCGGTGCCGGACACGCTGGATGCCGAGATTGTGCGTGACGCTGCCCGGTTCCTGAAGGACGGTGAGAAAATGCAGCTCTCTTACGCGGTGCAGAACACACATCGCACCGTGGGCACGCGCACCTCGAGCCATATCGTGCAGAACTTTGGCATGCGCAACACGCTGCAGCCGGACCACCTGACCGTGAAACTTCAGGGTTCGGCAGGTCAGTCGCTCGGCGCCTTTGCGGCACCTGGCTTGAAACTCGAAGTTTCAGGCGATGCCAACGACTATGTCGGTAAAGGCCTCTCGGGCGGCACGATCGTGGTACGTCCGCCGATGGCATCGCCGCTCAACGCCGCTGAAAACACCATCGTCGGCAATACCGTGCTTTATGGTGCGACCGATGGTTACCTCTTTGCAGCGGGCCGCGCTGGTGAACGCTTTGCGGTGCGCAACTCCGGCGCCAAGGTCGTCATCGAGGGCTGCGGCACCAACGGCTGTGAATATATGACCGGCGGTGTCGCGGTGATCCTCGGCAGCATCGGAGCAAACTTCGGTGCCGGGATGACTGGCGGGATGGCCTATCTCTATGATCCTGATGGGAATGCCGAGACCCTGATGAACATGGAAAGCATCGTCACCTGCCCGGTGACAGTGGACCATTGGGAAGCGCAGCTCAAAGATCTGATCGAACGCCATGTCGCAGAAACCGGAAGCCGCAAGGCTGCCGAAATCCTGCAGCACTGGGACAGCGAAAAAACCCATTTCCTTCAGGTCTGCCCAAAGGAAATGCTGAACAAGCTGCCGCACCCCATTTCGGTCGAGACCTCGGCGATCCCGGCTGAATAA
- a CDS encoding complex I NDUFA9 subunit family protein: MSKLVTIYGGSGFVGRYIARRMAKEGWRVRVAVRRPNEAMHVKPYGVPGQVEPVFCNIRDDASVAAVMAGADAVVNCVGVLNEVGKNTFSAVQSEGAGRIARIAADTGVERLVHVSAIGADADGDSAYARTKAEGEAAVLEAFPSAMILRPSIIFGPEDQFFNRFASMTRFGPVLPIAGGTTRFQPVYVDDVAKAAVAGLTGQAAAGTYELGGPEVKSFTELMSQMLDVIHRRRLVVSLPNFVARLMAFGFDMAQAVTFGLFTNGLLTRDQLKNLQNDNVVSEGAKGLADLGIEPVTMGSVLPDYLWKFRPSGQYDELMKSAGNLRGDI; encoded by the coding sequence ATGTCCAAACTGGTCACCATTTATGGCGGTTCAGGGTTTGTCGGTCGCTATATCGCGCGCCGCATGGCAAAAGAAGGCTGGCGCGTGCGCGTGGCCGTTCGTCGCCCGAATGAGGCAATGCACGTCAAACCCTATGGTGTGCCGGGGCAGGTTGAGCCGGTTTTCTGCAACATCCGCGATGACGCTTCTGTCGCTGCTGTTATGGCAGGCGCAGATGCGGTGGTAAATTGCGTGGGTGTTCTGAACGAAGTCGGCAAAAACACGTTCTCTGCGGTGCAGTCCGAAGGGGCTGGTCGCATCGCGCGGATCGCGGCTGATACAGGTGTTGAACGTCTTGTTCATGTTTCTGCGATTGGTGCAGATGCTGATGGCGACAGCGCGTATGCCCGCACCAAGGCCGAAGGGGAAGCTGCGGTGCTTGAAGCTTTTCCCTCTGCAATGATCCTGCGTCCCTCGATCATCTTTGGCCCCGAAGACCAGTTCTTTAATCGCTTTGCGAGCATGACGCGCTTTGGCCCCGTTCTGCCCATCGCAGGAGGGACGACACGGTTTCAGCCGGTCTATGTCGATGACGTCGCGAAAGCTGCTGTTGCGGGTCTGACTGGGCAGGCTGCTGCAGGAACCTATGAGCTTGGTGGCCCCGAGGTCAAAAGCTTTACAGAGTTGATGTCGCAAATGCTTGATGTGATCCATCGCCGCCGTCTCGTTGTGTCGCTACCGAATTTTGTCGCCCGCCTCATGGCTTTTGGGTTCGATATGGCGCAGGCGGTGACCTTTGGCCTGTTTACAAACGGCCTGCTGACGCGCGACCAACTAAAGAACCTGCAAAACGACAATGTGGTCAGTGAAGGCGCCAAAGGTCTGGCAGACCTCGGGATCGAACCGGTTACCATGGGGTCCGTTCTACCCGACTATCTGTGGAAGTTCCGCCCATCCGGTCAGTACGACGAATTGATGAAATCGGCCGGTAACCTGCGCGGAGACATCTGA
- the aroC gene encoding chorismate synthase, which yields MSMNSFGHLFRVTTWGESHGPALGATVDGCPPNVAVSEEMLQHWLDKRRPGQNKNTTQRNEPDAVRILSGVFEGKSTGTPIQLMIENTDQRSRDYGEIAQTFRPGHADITYFQKYGNRDYRGGGRSSARETAARVAAGGVAREALKSLAPGIEIKGYMTRMGEMEIDRARFDWSAIDQNDFWIPDAAAVQDWEDYLQALRKQHDSVGAVVEVVARGVPAGIGAPIYGKLDTDLAAAMMSINAVKAVEIGEGMNAALLKGSENADEIFMGNDGAPVYSSNHAGGILGGISTGQDVVIRFAVKPTSSILTPRQSIRKDGTAAEVITKGRHDPCVGIRAVPVAEAMMAFVILDHILLHRGQIGENQGVIGAPD from the coding sequence ATGTCCATGAATTCTTTTGGCCACCTTTTTCGAGTCACCACCTGGGGTGAAAGCCATGGGCCCGCTTTGGGCGCTACGGTTGATGGCTGCCCGCCAAATGTCGCAGTCTCGGAAGAGATGCTTCAACACTGGCTCGACAAGCGCCGCCCCGGTCAGAACAAGAACACCACCCAGCGCAATGAGCCTGACGCGGTGAGAATCCTCTCTGGTGTGTTTGAGGGAAAATCGACCGGCACGCCGATTCAATTGATGATTGAAAACACCGACCAGCGCTCACGGGATTATGGCGAGATCGCCCAGACATTCCGCCCAGGACATGCGGACATTACTTACTTTCAGAAATACGGCAACCGCGACTATCGCGGTGGTGGACGATCCTCTGCACGCGAAACCGCAGCGCGGGTGGCAGCAGGTGGCGTAGCGCGCGAAGCCCTCAAGTCCTTGGCCCCGGGGATCGAGATCAAGGGCTATATGACCCGCATGGGGGAAATGGAAATCGACCGCGCGCGGTTTGACTGGTCTGCCATCGATCAGAACGACTTCTGGATTCCCGATGCCGCCGCTGTTCAGGACTGGGAAGACTATCTGCAGGCCCTTCGCAAGCAGCACGACTCGGTTGGCGCTGTTGTCGAAGTGGTCGCGCGCGGCGTACCCGCAGGCATCGGAGCGCCAATCTACGGCAAGCTCGACACCGATCTCGCAGCGGCAATGATGTCGATCAACGCTGTCAAAGCCGTCGAAATCGGCGAAGGCATGAATGCTGCGTTGTTGAAGGGCTCCGAGAACGCGGATGAGATCTTCATGGGCAATGACGGTGCGCCTGTCTACTCGTCGAATCACGCGGGTGGTATCTTGGGAGGAATCTCAACGGGCCAAGATGTGGTGATCCGTTTCGCCGTGAAGCCGACCTCGTCCATTTTGACCCCGCGCCAGTCGATTCGCAAAGACGGGACGGCTGCCGAAGTCATCACCAAGGGCCGCCATGATCCCTGTGTCGGTATCCGCGCAGTGCCCGTGGCAGAGGCCATGATGGCCTTTGTGATTCTCGATCACATCCTGTTGCACCGCGGGCAGATTGGCGAGAATCAGGGCGTGATCGGCGCGCCCGACTGA
- a CDS encoding FtsZ-binding protein FzlA, with product MARLYHVPLSPFCRKVRLSLAEKKIEVELVEERYWEQDADFLRRNPAAKVPVLRLDGILMAESAAICEYIEETRPDPSLMPKKPAERLEVRRLVSWFDDKFHHEVTSKLLYERVNKKMTGEGYPDSGNVKSGAKAIKYHIDYLSWLLDHRRWLAGDSMTLADFAAAAHLSSLDYISDVDWNRSAVVKDWYAKIKSRPAFRSILADQVPGFRPPSHYADLDF from the coding sequence ATGGCTCGTCTCTATCATGTCCCCCTGTCGCCCTTCTGTCGCAAAGTGCGTCTGTCTCTGGCGGAGAAGAAGATTGAGGTGGAGCTTGTCGAGGAGCGCTACTGGGAGCAGGATGCGGACTTTTTGCGCCGCAACCCAGCCGCAAAGGTCCCTGTCTTGCGCCTCGATGGGATTCTCATGGCAGAAAGCGCGGCGATCTGTGAATATATCGAAGAAACTCGCCCAGACCCATCCCTGATGCCGAAGAAGCCAGCCGAACGGCTGGAAGTGCGCCGTCTGGTGAGCTGGTTTGACGACAAGTTTCACCATGAAGTCACCTCAAAGCTGCTCTACGAGCGCGTCAACAAAAAGATGACTGGCGAGGGATATCCTGACAGCGGCAACGTGAAATCAGGGGCGAAGGCGATCAAATACCACATCGATTACCTGTCCTGGCTGCTGGACCACCGCCGCTGGCTTGCAGGGGATTCGATGACGCTTGCAGATTTTGCCGCCGCAGCACATCTGTCTTCTCTGGACTATATCTCAGATGTGGATTGGAACCGCTCTGCAGTGGTGAAGGATTGGTACGCGAAAATCAAATCGAGGCCCGCGTTCCGCTCCATTCTGGCCGATCAGGTTCCGGGGTTCCGCCCCCCTTCGCACTACGCCGATCTGGACTTCTGA
- the mtgA gene encoding monofunctional biosynthetic peptidoglycan transglycosylase, translated as MAKAARKKKSAPKSPSGLARFSPRALYRRLRRSVLRVVFGGLAAFLALILLYSVVNPPITHTIWVEKRRLGDVDREWVPIEHISPHMARSVVAAEDARFCEHWGFDVHAIRSALESGANRGASTLTQQVVKNVFLWQGRSWFRKALETFITPVVEATWSKERIVEVYLNVAEMGEGIFGADAAARHYFGVGPDQLSAQQAALIAALLPNPKERSAADPGNFMRKRARQIMDGAATIERDGRSACFEH; from the coding sequence ATGGCAAAGGCTGCACGCAAAAAGAAATCAGCACCGAAATCTCCATCCGGGCTCGCGCGCTTTTCGCCGCGTGCGCTGTATCGGCGACTGCGCCGTTCGGTGTTGCGGGTCGTCTTTGGCGGCCTTGCGGCCTTCTTGGCGCTGATCCTGCTCTACTCTGTCGTGAATCCCCCGATCACCCATACGATTTGGGTTGAGAAACGCCGCTTGGGCGATGTGGATCGTGAATGGGTGCCGATCGAGCATATCTCGCCCCACATGGCCCGTTCAGTGGTCGCCGCAGAGGATGCAAGATTCTGTGAACACTGGGGTTTTGACGTTCATGCGATTCGCAGCGCGCTGGAATCGGGCGCCAATCGCGGAGCCTCCACCCTAACGCAACAGGTGGTGAAAAACGTCTTTCTCTGGCAGGGGCGTAGCTGGTTTCGCAAGGCGCTCGAGACCTTTATCACGCCGGTCGTCGAGGCCACCTGGAGCAAGGAACGCATTGTCGAGGTCTACCTGAACGTTGCCGAGATGGGCGAGGGCATCTTTGGCGCCGATGCAGCCGCGCGGCATTATTTTGGCGTGGGCCCAGATCAGCTCAGCGCACAGCAAGCCGCCCTGATCGCAGCCCTTTTGCCCAACCCAAAGGAGCGCTCCGCCGCCGATCCCGGCAATTTCATGCGCAAAAGAGCGCGGCAGATCATGGATGGAGCCGCCACAATTGAACGCGACGGACGCTCTGCCTGTTTCGAGCATTGA